The nucleotide window GCGTCGGCATCCGCGACCGACCAGATACCGACGTTGGAGCGCGTGCCGGGCACGCGCCAGATGTTCCGCAGCACACCCTCGGCGTGCAGCTCACGCCCCCGCGCCTGCTCCCGTTCGATCAGATCGGTGCGTTCGGCGACCGGAAGGTCATAGGCGCGGCGCACATCGATACGTACCAGAAAGTCCATCGAGGCCTCCTTGAGCCGCACG belongs to Streptomyces sp. V3I8 and includes:
- a CDS encoding muconolactone Delta-isomerase family protein, which codes for MDFLVRIDVRRAYDLPVAERTDLIEREQARGRELHAEGVLRNIWRVPGTRSNVGIWSVADADALEDALTSLPIRPYAEIEVTALATLAMVKEDPGAWV